GTGACTGCTACGGTCAATACGCTTGAAGCAACTGGACAACTTGAGCAAGCGAGTGCTGCAGGGTTATCTGTATCTGATTTTAACCAACAAAGCGATCGTAATGGCCATAACGTTACAGCGGTAGTTCAAGCAAATGGACAATACTTTTCATTAACTGAATCAGTTCGTAACGTTGAAAGTGATGCCAAACAAGCGGCATTATATAGTTTATTACTGTCTTTTTTATGGGTACTGCCTTTTGCATTAGTGATCTACTGGAATGCGACCTTTATTGGTGGTGCATTATGGGTGCTTTGGGACACCACTGCTAAAATCGGTAAAGGTGACTTAACTTCTCGCTTAGGTTTTCACCCAGGTCGAGATGAATTTGGCACCATTGGCTGCGCATTAGATCAAGCAATGGATACATTAACCGAGTTGGTTGTCACTGTTAAAAAGAGTGCCGACACCTTACACACTACATCAAGCTCATTTGCCGATGAGACTCAGCAAAGCGCAGAACAAATCGATCAACAATATATTTCATTGGACTCTGTTGCTACGGCTATGGAAGAAATGACAGCTTCATCTTTAGAAGTATCCAATATAGCTAAAAATACCACGCAACAGGTTGAGCAAGACTCTGAATACACTAAGCAAAGCTACAACCGTGTAAAACGTGCTATTGAAGAAATTCAGCAGTTATCGACTTACATCGAAAAAACTTCAGATTCGGTTGGTAGCTTAAAAGAAAATGCCACCAAAATTAATGAAGTTATCACCACCATTAATGCCATTTCTGAGCAAACAAACTTGCTGGCATTAAACGCCGCTATTGAAGCTGCAAGAGCAGGTGAAATGGGTCGTGGATTTGCCGTAGTTGCCGATGAAGTACGTACTCTTGCCAGCCGAACTCAATCTGCGACAGTTGAAATTCAGACTATGATTGAACAGCTCCAGTCTGAAACTCAAAACATCGATAGCATTACGCAAGATACTGTTAAGCAAGCACAAAGCAGTAGCGACCTTATCACCAATATTGGTACTGATGTTAACGCCATTGCTGAGTCTTCTCGCTCAATCATGGACATGAGTTTCCACATATCAACATCATCAGAAGAGCAAAGCGCTGTGGCCAATGACATTGCCAAAGAGCTAACAGAAATTAGGGTTAAGTCGAATACTATCCGTGATCTTGCTAATCAATCTTCAAATGGTGTAGTTGATTTATCTGAAGCTTCAGCTAATTTAGGCCGAATTTTAAGTAACTACCAAACCGCCAAATAGAGACGCTGCTAAAAAACCAATAAAATGCCGATAATGATTATCGGCATTTTTGTTTTTGAACTTAGCTAATAGGTATTATCCGCTAATTCATTAATCATGCTCGCTACAACGATTGCCAGCAAGTTTATAGCTGATGAAGGGTGTAACCAAACTGACTTTGGCTATCTTTAGTTAATACAAAGCTGTAATTGGTATCACCGTCAAAGCTGATTAATTCAGATTGGTAAAGCAAGGTTTGAGTGCCGTTATCAGACTCATAAACCACATTAATTTCATAATCATCTTGTGGCATGACGAGGCTTTCTTGCTCTGCAAAATCGATATCTTCAATGGTATATTCTGCGGACTCAATGGTTTCAGAACTATTAACAAAGTAAACGGTTAAGTCATCGTAATCTTGCGATAAATTAACGATATCAACATTGTATTCGTAAGCTCTTGGG
This window of the Shewanella goraebulensis genome carries:
- a CDS encoding methyl-accepting chemotaxis protein, whose translation is MKQVEFRNIDKLFIKMSINDKFWTIFGLFLLIVSCISINSYFNSINQIEQSSMTVLTEKVTATVNTLEATGQLEQASAAGLSVSDFNQQSDRNGHNVTAVVQANGQYFSLTESVRNVESDAKQAALYSLLLSFLWVLPFALVIYWNATFIGGALWVLWDTTAKIGKGDLTSRLGFHPGRDEFGTIGCALDQAMDTLTELVVTVKKSADTLHTTSSSFADETQQSAEQIDQQYISLDSVATAMEEMTASSLEVSNIAKNTTQQVEQDSEYTKQSYNRVKRAIEEIQQLSTYIEKTSDSVGSLKENATKINEVITTINAISEQTNLLALNAAIEAARAGEMGRGFAVVADEVRTLASRTQSATVEIQTMIEQLQSETQNIDSITQDTVKQAQSSSDLITNIGTDVNAIAESSRSIMDMSFHISTSSEEQSAVANDIAKELTEIRVKSNTIRDLANQSSNGVVDLSEASANLGRILSNYQTAK